One region of Rhizobium sp. WYJ-E13 genomic DNA includes:
- a CDS encoding carbohydrate ABC transporter permease has translation MGIRWSRVIPHLAVAPAALLTLVFFIGAIGWTVYLSFTASRRFPDYELVGWKQYWRLFHDPSWMLSLQNLVIFAVGSLLSIVMGFILAALIDKEVHGEGIFRTVFLYPLAVSLIVTGLVWRWLFNPGLGVENVLHSMGWESASFNWLASQDTVMFGVILAAVWQSTGFFMALMLAGLKSINTEIWQAARLDGVPFWRLYIEVIIPMMKLTFLTCIILLCIGVVKAYDIIVAMTNGGPGGASVMPAYFVIDAYWQKQNLGFASAGATVMLLTTLVLFLPLVIITAIRQRRAA, from the coding sequence ATGGGAATCCGATGGAGCCGCGTCATCCCGCATCTGGCCGTTGCGCCTGCAGCGCTGTTGACGCTTGTCTTTTTCATTGGGGCGATAGGCTGGACCGTCTATCTCTCGTTTACGGCAAGCCGCCGCTTCCCCGACTATGAACTGGTCGGCTGGAAGCAATATTGGCGGCTTTTTCATGATCCGTCCTGGATGCTTTCGCTGCAAAACCTCGTCATCTTCGCCGTGGGCAGCCTGCTGTCGATCGTCATGGGCTTCATCCTTGCGGCGCTGATCGACAAGGAGGTGCATGGTGAAGGCATCTTCCGCACGGTTTTTCTCTATCCGCTTGCCGTTTCGCTGATCGTCACCGGGCTCGTCTGGCGCTGGCTTTTCAATCCGGGCCTCGGCGTCGAAAACGTTCTTCACTCGATGGGCTGGGAGAGCGCCTCCTTCAACTGGCTTGCAAGCCAGGACACGGTCATGTTCGGGGTCATTCTGGCGGCGGTCTGGCAATCGACCGGCTTCTTCATGGCCCTCATGCTCGCCGGCTTGAAATCGATCAACACCGAGATCTGGCAAGCTGCGCGCCTTGATGGCGTGCCCTTCTGGCGGCTCTATATCGAGGTCATCATTCCCATGATGAAGCTGACCTTCCTGACCTGCATCATCCTGCTCTGCATCGGTGTGGTGAAGGCTTATGACATTATCGTCGCCATGACCAACGGCGGTCCGGGCGGTGCGTCGGTCATGCCCGCTTATTTCGTTATCGACGCCTATTGGCAGAAGCAGAACCTCGGCTTCGCCTCTGCGGGCGCGACCGTCATGCTACTGACGACGCTCGTTCTCTTCCTGCCGCTCGTTATAATCACGGCCATCCGGCAGAGGAGAGCGGCATGA
- a CDS encoding ABC transporter ATP-binding protein: MPSIAFNNIVKKFGALTVIENLNLSIGDGEFLVLLGPSGCGKTTLLNLLAGLLEIDDGEILIDERDVSYLDPKDRGLAMVFQSYALYPTKTVRGNMNFGLSSRGISREEADKRIAWAAKLLQIEHLLDRKPSQLSGGQRQRVAIGRALVKQYGVCLFDEPLSNLDAKLRNEMRMEIKKLHNQLRNTVVYVTHDQVEAMTMATKIAVMNKGVIQQFGTPDEIYNEPANLFVADFVGSPAMNLLDCVVRQEGTDLVAVDEKDGVSISLGEYKWKAKAAEGKPVKIGFRAEELLIEERADAGNTVRFDCPVEYFEKSGPDAFAFLTMSGKSIAVRIDGRDANRYRGRPALPVYLPLTKLNVFDGPTGQRL, from the coding sequence ATGCCTTCCATCGCATTCAACAATATCGTCAAGAAATTCGGTGCCCTGACGGTCATCGAGAACCTGAATCTCAGTATCGGTGACGGGGAATTTCTGGTGCTGCTCGGGCCATCCGGCTGTGGCAAGACAACGCTTCTTAATCTTCTCGCCGGTCTGCTCGAAATCGACGATGGAGAAATCCTCATTGACGAGCGGGATGTCAGTTACCTCGACCCCAAGGACCGGGGCCTTGCAATGGTCTTCCAGTCCTATGCGCTCTATCCCACCAAGACGGTGCGCGGAAACATGAATTTCGGGCTGTCCTCCCGCGGTATATCGCGCGAGGAGGCGGATAAGCGCATCGCATGGGCCGCCAAACTCTTACAGATCGAACACCTTCTCGACCGCAAGCCCTCCCAGCTTTCCGGCGGCCAGCGCCAGCGCGTTGCGATCGGCCGGGCACTGGTCAAGCAATATGGCGTCTGCCTGTTTGACGAGCCGCTTTCCAACCTCGATGCCAAACTGCGCAACGAGATGCGGATGGAGATCAAGAAGCTCCACAATCAGCTCAGAAACACCGTCGTCTACGTCACGCATGACCAGGTCGAAGCCATGACGATGGCGACCAAGATTGCCGTGATGAACAAGGGTGTCATCCAGCAATTCGGCACACCGGATGAAATCTACAACGAGCCGGCCAATCTGTTCGTTGCCGATTTCGTCGGGTCGCCGGCCATGAACCTGCTCGATTGCGTTGTCCGGCAGGAAGGCACTGACCTTGTCGCCGTGGATGAGAAGGACGGCGTCAGCATCAGCCTTGGCGAATACAAATGGAAGGCCAAGGCGGCCGAAGGCAAGCCCGTCAAGATCGGCTTCCGGGCGGAGGAACTGCTGATCGAGGAACGCGCGGATGCGGGAAACACCGTCCGCTTCGACTGCCCGGTCGAATATTTCGAGAAATCCGGACCCGATGCCTTCGCCTTCCTGACCATGTCGGGAAAGAGCATCGCCGTGCGTATCGATGGCCGCGATGCGAACCGCTACCGGGGCAGACCGGCCCTGCCCGTCTATCTGCCGCTCACCAAGTTGAACGTCTTTGACGGCCCGACCGGCCAACGGCTCTGA
- a CDS encoding carbohydrate ABC transporter permease — MTAISATSQPRRETKVRRRPLIRPSRVVIFVFLLMAAAFFAVPLYVIIVTSFKTMDQIREGQIFSLPSPWTTDAWSYAWMQACSGMNCNGVRIGFLNSLYILAPSLVLTISLSIITGYGLALWNIKWANGFLFILFICAFVPFQIIMYPLIKITGSLHIYGTTFGIAVIHSVLSLPFLTLIFRNYFRGMPPQIIAAAMIDSGSFWRIFFEIVLPMSGNIMIVVLILMITGIWNDFLVGLTFGAQDTQPMTVVLNNITVTTTGAKNYAVDMASALLTALPPLVIYFVLGRFFVQGITAGAIKG; from the coding sequence ATGACGGCTATCTCAGCGACATCCCAACCCCGCCGCGAAACGAAAGTGCGCAGGCGCCCGCTGATCCGGCCGAGCCGGGTGGTGATCTTCGTCTTCCTGCTGATGGCCGCCGCCTTCTTCGCAGTCCCGCTCTACGTCATTATCGTGACGTCCTTCAAGACGATGGATCAGATCCGCGAGGGGCAAATCTTCTCTCTGCCCTCACCCTGGACGACCGATGCGTGGTCCTATGCCTGGATGCAGGCCTGTTCCGGCATGAACTGCAACGGCGTGCGAATCGGCTTCCTCAACTCGCTCTATATCCTCGCCCCGAGCCTAGTCCTGACGATTTCGCTATCGATCATCACTGGCTACGGCTTGGCGCTCTGGAACATCAAATGGGCGAACGGTTTCCTGTTCATACTCTTCATCTGCGCTTTTGTGCCGTTCCAGATCATCATGTATCCGCTGATCAAGATCACCGGCTCGCTGCATATCTATGGTACGACGTTCGGCATCGCTGTCATCCACAGCGTCTTGTCGCTGCCCTTTTTGACGTTGATCTTTCGGAATTATTTTCGAGGCATGCCGCCGCAGATCATCGCCGCTGCCATGATCGATTCCGGCTCCTTCTGGCGGATCTTCTTCGAAATCGTCCTGCCGATGTCCGGCAATATCATGATCGTCGTGCTGATCCTGATGATCACGGGCATCTGGAACGACTTCCTGGTCGGCCTCACCTTCGGCGCGCAGGACACGCAGCCTATGACGGTCGTGCTCAACAACATCACGGTGACGACGACAGGCGCCAAGAACTATGCGGTCGACATGGCTTCGGCACTGCTCACCGCCCTGCCGCCGCTCGTCATCTATTTCGTTCTCGGCAGGTTCTTCGTGCAGGGCATCACTGCTGGCGCCATTAAGGGATAG